The DNA sequence AGTGAAAAACAGCTTTCTTCTAtaataagatttaaaaaaaacaaatcaagCAAACTTTATTTTATGATAAATACCAAGGTAAGAGACAACCAGAGCTATCAGTCATTGAgagaaatctctctctctctctctccatttaccctataaaattctcccccatgtatgCTGGTAGGTTTATAATCTACCAAATACCATGTTTTGCAATAATTACAGTACAAAGACAATCCATATTCCCCACCATTATTACCAGAACACAAGTTTTCAAATTGAATGCACATTTGCTCAAATTGTACTTTTGCACACTTCtgaaaaaaatattcaaaaacaaaaatactgaaaACAGGAGGAACACCAGCACATTGCATACCTTTACTGCACATACCCAAGAATTGCCATCTCATTATTAAACCAGACATGAATCACTTTCATttatactaacacacacacacacaaactagaaACATGGATTTTACAAAATTAAACACTGGAGTTATCTTCAATCTAAAAAAGTtgacaaaatttttaaaaaattaccatTTCAATGGCTTACAGTAAAAATCAGACGACATGCTGTCTAACCTGTTCATTAATGCATAGGAGTGGTGGACACCTGTAAAATAATTAGTCACTGTTCACTGGCTGGTGATTTTAAAGAACATTTTAAGAGTTCTTCTGAGCAGGCACTTCCTAATTCTGAAGTAGTTAGTACTCTCCTGGGTAACATCCAACAAGCCCATTGTGTTgccaaaagaaaaggaaaactggTGCGTGGGTAAAAAAATAGGTCTCATTTTTAAAAAGTCGATCCTGCAAAATAATTGTAATCAAAACTTTTGTTAAATAAAAAACACAACTGTCTCTGGAAAGCAATGACAGTGGGAACCACAACAGTTCTTCAACAATGTTGAGGGAGCTATTCTACCTTTGGCAGATACACAAAAAAAAAGGATAAtgttgaaagtttttttttgctgttaaCTGAAATATCTCCCTCCTTTGCCAGTGCTAGGGGTCTGCAGGTTGCTGTACTGTTGGTTAATGTCAGAGACACAGACCGGCTCCAGGTTAGCCCATGGGTCCTGCAGCATGGAGGGTTTGTAGTAATGTTCCACCGGCGCCGGGGATCTCCTCTCACCGCCTCCGCCGCTGAACGGGGTGGATGTCCTGGGCGAGCCCTGGTATTTGCGGTGGGCCGGGCTcggggagtgttgctgagggccgggggagagcgagtgctggaaGGGGGGTGAGGAGTAGCGGCCCCGGTGCCGGGGGCTGaagccctgctgctgctgctgctgcccgggAGACGGGCTGTTGTAACGGTGCTGGAAAGGCCCCGAGCCCGGacctggctgttgctgctgctgctgttgctgggggGATTTGCTGTAACGCCGGTGCCGGCCTCCGTAAGGCGGGGTGGCCGAGCTGCCCCAGGGGTACATGCCGCCGGCCTGCCCCACCCCGGGGAACGGGCCTGGGCCTGGGGGCGGCGGCGGGCTCCGGAACCCCGGCTGCGACGGACGGAAATT is a window from the Carcharodon carcharias isolate sCarCar2 chromosome 7, sCarCar2.pri, whole genome shotgun sequence genome containing:
- the LOC121279740 gene encoding M-phase-specific PLK1-interacting protein, which produces MFRPNFRPSQPGFRSPPPPPGPGPFPGVGQAGGMYPWGSSATPPYGGRHRRYSKSPQQQQQQQQPGPGSGPFQHRYNSPSPGQQQQQQGFSPRHRGRYSSPPFQHSLSPGPQQHSPSPAHRKYQGSPRTSTPFSGGGGERRSPAPVEHYYKPSMLQDPWANLEPVCVSDINQQYSNLQTPSTGKGGRYFS